In Streptomyces sp. NBC_00483, a single window of DNA contains:
- the mdlC gene encoding benzoylformate decarboxylase, producing MTTTDGATHGAPTTVLDAVVGLLRATGMTTVFGNPGSTELRMFRDWPDDFRYVLGLQESTAVGMAAGHSLGTGRAAFVSLHSAGGVGNALGAVFNAYRDRVPLVIVAGQQARSLIQLRPFLGVDEPAQFPRPYVKFSRQPERAEDVPAVLAEAHRVAMTHPRGPVFVSVPEDDWDRAATQPVEPRAVHTDFTASPDALAALAARLDTCARPALVIGPGVDDEAALPEAVALAERIRAGVWISPLSGRSGFPESHPLFQGFLPPVAGQLAARLAPYDVVVALGTPVFTYHVVDDSPPLAPGTELFHLDCDPAQAAWLPTGTSLVTTLRPAMTQLTALVGESDREPPPPRVRPHPVSVADSSHLTPELVLDELYRRLPRDRVLVEEAPSHRDALHARVPVDRSGGFLTTGSGALGWGLPLAVGRALADSRRVVCVLGDGSAMYSVQALWTAARHRAPVSFIVLDNGGYGAVRALGRRIGIDPAPGTDIGGIEFAALAASFGCTAHYADRPEDLGKALDRAVTHLGDEDGPHLLHLKVAGTEGTLYEPWAR from the coding sequence ATGACGACGACGGACGGGGCCACCCACGGTGCGCCAACCACGGTGCTGGACGCGGTCGTCGGGCTGCTGCGCGCCACCGGCATGACCACGGTCTTCGGCAACCCGGGCTCCACGGAGCTGCGCATGTTCCGCGACTGGCCCGACGACTTCCGCTACGTCCTCGGCCTGCAGGAGTCCACGGCCGTGGGCATGGCGGCGGGGCACAGCCTGGGCACGGGACGCGCCGCGTTCGTCAGTCTGCACTCGGCGGGCGGCGTCGGGAACGCGCTCGGCGCCGTCTTCAACGCCTACCGCGACCGGGTGCCACTGGTGATCGTCGCCGGGCAGCAGGCGCGCTCGCTGATCCAGCTTCGACCCTTCCTCGGGGTCGACGAACCGGCCCAATTCCCGCGCCCCTACGTAAAGTTCTCCCGCCAGCCCGAGCGCGCCGAGGACGTCCCGGCCGTCCTCGCGGAGGCCCACCGCGTGGCGATGACCCATCCGCGTGGTCCGGTGTTCGTGTCCGTGCCTGAGGACGACTGGGACCGGGCGGCGACTCAGCCGGTCGAACCCCGGGCGGTGCACACGGACTTCACGGCGAGCCCCGACGCGCTCGCCGCGCTCGCCGCCCGCCTCGACACCTGTGCCCGCCCCGCGCTGGTCATCGGCCCGGGAGTGGACGACGAGGCGGCGCTGCCCGAAGCCGTCGCGCTGGCGGAGCGGATCCGGGCGGGTGTCTGGATCAGCCCGCTGTCCGGCCGTTCCGGATTCCCCGAGTCGCATCCGCTCTTCCAGGGCTTCCTGCCGCCGGTGGCAGGCCAGTTGGCCGCGCGCCTCGCACCGTACGACGTGGTGGTGGCGCTCGGGACGCCGGTGTTCACGTACCACGTGGTGGACGACAGCCCACCCCTCGCGCCCGGCACCGAACTCTTCCACCTGGACTGCGACCCGGCGCAGGCGGCATGGCTGCCCACGGGCACGAGCCTGGTCACGACCCTGCGCCCGGCAATGACCCAACTCACCGCGCTCGTGGGCGAGTCGGACCGCGAGCCACCTCCGCCGCGCGTCCGGCCACACCCGGTGAGCGTCGCGGACAGCAGCCATCTCACGCCCGAACTGGTCCTCGACGAGCTGTACCGGCGCCTGCCCCGCGACCGCGTGCTCGTCGAGGAGGCCCCCAGCCATCGCGACGCACTCCACGCCCGCGTCCCGGTCGACCGCTCCGGGGGCTTTCTCACCACGGGCAGCGGAGCCCTCGGCTGGGGGTTGCCGCTGGCCGTCGGCCGGGCGCTCGCGGACAGCCGGCGCGTGGTGTGCGTGCTGGGCGACGGCTCGGCGATGTACTCGGTACAGGCTCTGTGGACGGCGGCCAGGCACCGGGCACCGGTCTCGTTCATCGTCCTCGACAACGGCGGCTACGGAGCGGTGCGCGCGCTCGGCCGCCGGATCGGCATCGATCCCGCACCCGGGACGGACATCGGCGGCATCGAATTCGCGGCGCTCGCCGCCTCGTTCGGCTGCACGGCCCACTACGCGGACCGTCCGGAGGACCTCGGCAAGGCCCTCGACCGCGCGGTGACACACCTCGGCGACGAGGACGGCCCCCACCTGCTGCACCTCAAGGTCGCCGGCACCGAGGGCACGCTCTACGAACCATGGGCCCGGTGA
- a CDS encoding ABC transporter permease has product MLRWPVLVLAVALWEVAARAHGSVFFPPPSRIARHAYELWFSGPVRHVFLTDAAFDTIGPSLGRMAAGFLLAAVAGVVLGVAIGRSRRVYALCDPVLQFARAVPPPALVPVFVVVLDFGTPMQITSIVFSAVWPVLVNTAEGARNTDPLRLEVAAALRLTTAERLWYVIVPSALPRIFAGLRLSLSLALILMVFSELLPGTENGIGFILTDAQSRSDLLTVWAALALLGVLGYLLNTGLLAIEKRVLGTGRTA; this is encoded by the coding sequence TTGTTGCGCTGGCCCGTCCTGGTGCTCGCCGTCGCGCTCTGGGAGGTGGCGGCCCGCGCGCACGGCAGTGTCTTCTTCCCGCCCCCGTCGCGCATCGCGCGCCACGCGTACGAGCTGTGGTTCTCCGGACCGGTCCGCCATGTGTTCCTGACCGACGCCGCGTTCGACACCATCGGCCCGAGCCTCGGCCGGATGGCGGCCGGTTTCCTGCTCGCGGCCGTGGCCGGGGTCGTGCTCGGGGTGGCGATCGGCCGCTCCCGGCGGGTGTACGCGCTGTGCGATCCGGTGCTGCAGTTCGCGCGGGCCGTGCCGCCCCCCGCGCTGGTCCCGGTCTTCGTCGTGGTCCTCGACTTCGGTACGCCGATGCAGATCACGTCGATCGTGTTCAGCGCCGTCTGGCCGGTGCTCGTGAACACCGCGGAGGGCGCCCGCAACACCGATCCGCTGCGCCTCGAGGTCGCCGCCGCGCTGCGGCTCACGACGGCCGAGCGGCTCTGGTACGTCATCGTGCCGTCCGCGCTGCCCCGGATCTTCGCGGGACTGCGGCTCAGCCTGTCACTCGCCCTGATCCTCATGGTCTTCTCCGAGCTGCTGCCGGGCACCGAGAACGGCATCGGCTTCATCCTCACCGACGCCCAGTCGCGCTCGGACCTGCTCACCGTGTGGGCGGCCCTGGCCCTGCTCGGCGTCCTCGGCTATCTGCTCAACACCGGCCTGCTGGCCATCGAGAAACGCGTGCTCGGCACGGGGAGGACGGCATGA
- a CDS encoding ABC transporter permease has translation MNGRGRRDARLGILGVLLAFGVCEAVSRAGIVRREYLPPASDILARSVELAGDSVFLDGVAATLRAWVLGLALACAIAVPAGLLLGSVPVVDAAVRAIVEFLRPLPSVALIPLVSLLLGSGTETEVALVTYASVWPILFNTMYGLGESEPLAKDTLRAFGFGRGAVLLRVELVGAAPFIAAGIRISAAVALVVAVATELLSGFGEGLGIFIAQAQQATDGNRDVLAGVVWAGVLGLLINGVLVWGERRLFPWTPERRAVRA, from the coding sequence GTGAACGGGCGCGGCCGCCGGGACGCCAGGCTCGGCATCCTCGGCGTGCTGCTGGCCTTCGGCGTCTGCGAGGCGGTGTCGCGCGCCGGGATCGTGCGGCGCGAATATCTGCCGCCCGCGTCCGACATCCTGGCCCGCTCCGTAGAGCTGGCGGGCGACTCGGTGTTCCTCGACGGGGTCGCCGCCACGCTGCGCGCCTGGGTGCTCGGGCTCGCGCTCGCGTGTGCGATCGCCGTACCGGCCGGGCTGCTGCTCGGGAGCGTGCCGGTGGTCGACGCCGCGGTGCGCGCGATCGTGGAGTTCCTGCGGCCGCTGCCGTCCGTCGCGCTGATCCCGCTGGTGTCACTGCTGCTCGGCTCCGGCACGGAGACGGAGGTCGCGCTCGTCACGTACGCCTCGGTGTGGCCGATCCTGTTCAACACGATGTACGGCCTCGGGGAGAGCGAGCCGCTGGCCAAGGACACGCTGCGCGCCTTCGGCTTCGGCCGGGGCGCGGTGCTGCTGCGCGTCGAACTGGTCGGCGCGGCGCCGTTCATCGCCGCCGGCATCCGCATCTCGGCGGCCGTCGCGCTCGTCGTGGCCGTCGCCACGGAGTTGCTGTCCGGGTTCGGCGAGGGCCTCGGCATCTTCATCGCGCAGGCCCAACAGGCCACGGACGGCAACCGGGACGTGCTCGCGGGCGTGGTGTGGGCGGGCGTGCTCGGCCTGCTGATCAATGGCGTACTGGTGTGGGGCGAGCGGCGGTTGTTCCCGTGGACGCCCGAACGGCGGGCGGTGCGCGCGTGA
- a CDS encoding ABC transporter substrate-binding protein, translating to MQTRTGGAAAAVTTLALLMTACGDSGSDDSGGGQDSQVTVAALPLTDSAALYIARDRGLFKKEGLDVRIQPVQQSIQALPTLSKGQVDVIASANYVTFLQAQEKGTLDVRILAEGVRTAPHMMDVLVPKDSPIKNADDLKGKKVAVNILNNIQTLTLDAILEKQGAGKPAYRQIAFPQMGAALEKGQVDAVHVVEPFDSAIQSDLKAKVLIDGAASPVESLPISGYVTTARYAKQNPDTVAKFKRAIEAASKIADEDPSAVRKVVPTYSKVKAAQAKSMGLPAYPSKTDADQLRRLTELMRKQGLLKKAVDPSTLVVK from the coding sequence GTGCAGACGCGAACGGGTGGTGCGGCGGCGGCCGTCACCACACTTGCCTTACTGATGACGGCGTGCGGGGACAGCGGTTCGGACGATTCCGGCGGCGGCCAGGACTCCCAAGTCACCGTCGCCGCCCTGCCGTTGACGGACTCGGCCGCGCTGTACATCGCCCGCGACCGAGGGTTGTTCAAGAAGGAGGGGTTGGATGTCCGCATCCAGCCCGTTCAGCAGAGCATCCAGGCACTGCCGACCCTGTCCAAGGGGCAGGTCGACGTGATCGCGAGCGCGAACTACGTGACCTTCCTGCAGGCCCAGGAGAAGGGCACGCTCGACGTGCGCATCCTCGCGGAAGGCGTGCGGACGGCGCCGCACATGATGGATGTCCTGGTGCCGAAGGACTCCCCCATCAAGAACGCGGACGACCTCAAGGGCAAGAAGGTCGCCGTCAACATCCTCAACAACATCCAGACGCTGACGCTCGACGCGATCCTGGAGAAGCAGGGCGCCGGGAAGCCGGCGTACCGGCAGATCGCGTTCCCACAGATGGGCGCCGCACTGGAGAAGGGCCAGGTCGACGCGGTGCATGTCGTCGAACCCTTCGACAGCGCGATCCAGAGCGACCTCAAGGCCAAGGTCCTCATCGACGGCGCCGCGAGCCCCGTCGAGTCGCTGCCCATCAGCGGATACGTCACCACCGCCCGGTACGCGAAGCAGAACCCGGACACCGTCGCCAAGTTCAAGCGCGCCATCGAGGCCGCCTCGAAGATCGCCGACGAGGATCCCTCCGCCGTGCGCAAGGTGGTGCCCACGTACAGCAAGGTCAAGGCCGCGCAGGCCAAGTCGATGGGGCTGCCCGCGTATCCGTCGAAGACCGATGCGGATCAGCTCCGCCGACTCACCGAACTCATGCGGAAACAGGGGCTGTTGAAGAAGGCCGTCGACCCGTCGACGCTCGTCGTCAAGTGA
- a CDS encoding MaoC family dehydratase has product MTTPSTHAIGPDFNTPIEKRYFEDYVPGSTYTYGSITVTEQAILRFAGEFDTQDIHTDPEAAATGPFGGLIASGWHTASVMMRLYADHYVSKVASLASPGIDELRWPRPVRPGDSLSIRTTVRSARPSRSKPDRGLVLTDVEVLDQHGETVLTLTAMNLLLRRDQQ; this is encoded by the coding sequence ATGACCACCCCATCGACGCACGCCATCGGCCCCGACTTCAACACCCCCATCGAGAAGCGGTACTTCGAGGACTACGTCCCCGGATCGACGTACACCTACGGCAGCATCACCGTCACCGAGCAGGCCATCCTCCGCTTCGCCGGGGAGTTCGACACGCAGGACATCCACACCGATCCCGAGGCCGCCGCCACCGGCCCCTTCGGCGGGCTCATCGCGAGCGGCTGGCACACCGCCTCGGTGATGATGCGCCTGTACGCCGACCACTACGTCAGCAAGGTCGCGAGCCTGGCCTCCCCCGGCATCGACGAACTGCGCTGGCCGCGCCCGGTCCGCCCCGGTGACAGCCTCTCGATCCGCACCACGGTCCGCTCGGCCCGCCCCTCACGCAGCAAGCCCGACCGGGGCCTCGTCCTCACCGACGTCGAGGTCCTCGACCAGCACGGCGAGACCGTACTGACCCTCACCGCCATGAATCTGCTGCTCCGCCGCGACCAGCAATGA
- the rraA gene encoding ribonuclease E activity regulator RraA, with protein sequence MSTTRIPTPTADLYDEYGDELRVCDVQFTSYGAVRSFTGPVRTVSVYEDNTVLHALLHEPGDGAVVVVDGGASLRTALLGDLMAARARDNGWAGLIIRGAIRDAAVVGVTSVGVQALGSTPRKSAKEDKGEVDVPVTFGGVTFRPGDILHADEDGVVLLPASE encoded by the coding sequence GTGTCCACGACGCGCATCCCGACCCCCACCGCCGACCTCTACGACGAGTACGGCGACGAACTCCGCGTCTGCGACGTCCAGTTCACCTCGTACGGCGCCGTCCGCTCCTTCACGGGGCCGGTCAGGACCGTGTCCGTGTACGAGGACAACACCGTGCTGCACGCCCTGCTCCACGAACCCGGCGACGGAGCGGTCGTGGTCGTCGACGGCGGCGCCTCCCTGCGCACCGCGCTCCTCGGCGACCTCATGGCGGCCCGCGCCCGGGACAACGGCTGGGCCGGTCTGATCATCCGCGGGGCGATCCGGGACGCGGCCGTCGTCGGCGTCACATCCGTCGGCGTACAGGCCCTCGGCTCGACGCCGCGCAAAAGTGCCAAGGAGGACAAGGGCGAGGTGGACGTGCCGGTGACCTTCGGGGGTGTCACGTTCCGGCCCGGCGACATCCTGCACGCCGACGAGGACGGGGTGGTGCTGCTGCCGGCGTCGGAGTGA
- a CDS encoding TIGR00730 family Rossman fold protein codes for MRRLAVFLASSSGVDPAHTELAVHVGAELARRGIGLVYGGGRRGLMGAIADSTLKAGGEVIGVMPRSMVEREWAHEGVTQLLMCDSMHERKAIMADHADAFVALPGGLGTLEEIFEVWSWRQLGFHAKPVGFLDAGGFWTPLLNALHGIADSGLLPAPTLDDLAVAPELPALLDLLEERLRNSPEPAHGEGLR; via the coding sequence ATGCGCCGCCTCGCCGTCTTCCTCGCCTCGTCCAGCGGGGTCGACCCGGCCCACACCGAACTGGCCGTCCACGTAGGGGCGGAGCTCGCCCGGCGTGGCATCGGCCTTGTCTACGGCGGTGGCCGCCGAGGCCTGATGGGTGCGATCGCGGACAGCACGCTGAAGGCAGGCGGTGAGGTCATCGGTGTCATGCCGCGCAGCATGGTCGAGCGGGAGTGGGCGCACGAGGGCGTGACCCAACTGCTCATGTGCGACTCGATGCACGAGCGCAAGGCCATCATGGCCGACCATGCGGACGCCTTCGTCGCCCTGCCCGGCGGACTCGGCACGCTGGAGGAGATCTTCGAGGTGTGGTCCTGGCGCCAACTCGGCTTCCACGCCAAGCCCGTCGGCTTCCTCGACGCCGGAGGCTTCTGGACGCCACTGCTCAACGCCCTGCACGGCATCGCCGACTCCGGCCTCCTCCCGGCCCCCACCCTGGACGACCTCGCCGTCGCCCCCGAACTGCCCGCCCTGCTGGACCTGCTGGAGGAGCGCCTCCGCAACAGCCCGGAGCCCGCGCACGGTGAAGGCCTGCGCTAG
- a CDS encoding LysR family transcriptional regulator, which yields MDLDLRKLRYFVAVAEHRHFGRAAQQLYIAQPVLSRQIRAFEQELECTLLARTTRSVELTAAGQQLYAEAQGILASVAAGVQRVRDADRGVQRLVVAFSPGLHVADAIREFASRHPDVETDLVPARWWEQDAPIRDGRAQVGYLRRPFEDAGLHVIPIGREPRVACLPTTHPLADRAELTSADLDGERVLDAPTRRTSSLEEKFELIASGHGIALVPLSVARSYSRPDLTHIPLTDAPPIDTCLVAPEGRRDKLLRGFLEIATAVLRQA from the coding sequence ATGGATCTCGATCTGCGCAAGCTCCGCTACTTCGTCGCGGTGGCCGAGCACCGCCACTTCGGCCGGGCGGCGCAACAGCTCTACATCGCCCAGCCGGTGCTCAGCCGCCAAATCAGGGCCTTCGAGCAGGAGTTGGAGTGCACCCTGCTCGCACGGACGACCCGCAGCGTCGAGCTGACCGCCGCCGGGCAGCAGCTGTACGCGGAGGCGCAAGGGATTCTCGCGTCCGTCGCGGCGGGAGTGCAGCGCGTTCGCGACGCGGATCGTGGCGTCCAGCGCCTCGTCGTCGCGTTCTCTCCCGGCCTGCATGTGGCGGATGCCATCCGGGAGTTCGCCTCGCGCCACCCGGACGTGGAGACGGACCTCGTACCGGCACGCTGGTGGGAGCAGGACGCGCCAATCCGGGACGGGCGGGCCCAAGTCGGTTACCTGCGACGCCCGTTCGAGGATGCGGGCCTGCACGTCATTCCCATCGGCCGGGAGCCCAGGGTCGCCTGCCTGCCGACGACACACCCCCTGGCGGACCGCGCCGAGCTCACCTCCGCGGATCTGGACGGTGAGCGGGTGCTCGACGCCCCGACGCGGCGGACGTCGTCCCTTGAAGAGAAGTTCGAACTCATCGCCTCCGGTCACGGCATCGCCCTCGTCCCCTTGAGCGTCGCCCGCTCCTACTCACGCCCCGACCTCACCCACATCCCCCTCACGGACGCCCCGCCGATCGACACGTGCCTGGTGGCCCCCGAGGGGCGACGGGACAAACTGCTGCGCGGTTTCCTGGAGATCGCCACCGCTGTGCTGCGGCAGGCCTGA
- a CDS encoding NAD(P)H-binding protein, which translates to MIVLTTPTGNIGSQVLDALLNEAPERGEELRVIVRDPAKLPEEVRARVDVVPGSHGDADVVDRAFDGADAVFWVVPSSGPRAPSLDAVYSGFTRAAAKAFAAHGVGRVVGVSALGRGTPVAGRAGHVTASLAMDDLIAGTGVAYRALANPSFMENLLRQVAPIRDTGVFTDIVDGDRAAPLAATRDIAAAAAGLLLDRSWSGTGEVPVLGPEDLSPSDMARIMSEVLARPVRYERQPLDDFRAALTGHGAGDAVVEGFVAMMTAKDTGLDTGVPRTDRTASPTTFRTWCEEVLKPAVQA; encoded by the coding sequence ATGATCGTGCTCACGACTCCCACCGGAAATATCGGCAGCCAGGTCCTCGATGCGCTGCTGAACGAGGCCCCCGAGCGCGGCGAGGAGCTGCGCGTCATCGTGCGCGACCCCGCGAAACTCCCCGAGGAGGTACGGGCCCGCGTCGACGTCGTCCCCGGCTCGCACGGCGACGCCGACGTCGTCGACCGGGCCTTCGACGGCGCGGACGCCGTCTTCTGGGTGGTCCCGTCCTCGGGCCCGCGGGCGCCCAGCCTGGACGCCGTCTACTCCGGGTTCACCCGCGCCGCGGCCAAGGCGTTCGCGGCGCACGGCGTCGGGCGTGTCGTCGGCGTCTCGGCGCTCGGCCGCGGCACTCCCGTCGCCGGGCGCGCCGGACACGTGACGGCGTCGCTGGCCATGGACGATCTCATCGCCGGCACGGGCGTGGCCTACCGGGCGCTCGCGAACCCGTCCTTCATGGAGAACCTGCTGCGGCAGGTGGCCCCGATCCGCGACACCGGCGTGTTCACCGACATCGTCGACGGCGATCGCGCCGCCCCGCTGGCCGCCACCCGGGACATCGCCGCGGCCGCCGCCGGCCTGCTGCTCGACCGCTCCTGGTCGGGGACGGGCGAGGTTCCGGTGCTGGGCCCGGAGGACCTGTCGCCGAGCGACATGGCCCGCATCATGTCCGAGGTGCTCGCCCGGCCCGTCCGCTACGAGAGGCAGCCGCTCGACGACTTCCGCGCCGCACTCACCGGCCACGGCGCCGGGGACGCGGTCGTGGAGGGCTTCGTCGCCATGATGACGGCCAAGGACACAGGCCTCGACACCGGCGTGCCGCGCACCGACCGTACGGCGAGCCCGACGACCTTCCGGACCTGGTGCGAGGAGGTCCTCAAGCCGGCTGTCCAGGCGTGA
- a CDS encoding cold-shock protein translates to MATGTVKWFNSEKGFGFIEQDGGGADVFAHYSNIAAQGFRELLEGQKVSFDIAQGQKGPTAENIVPA, encoded by the coding sequence ATGGCCACTGGAACCGTGAAGTGGTTCAACTCGGAAAAGGGCTTCGGCTTCATCGAGCAGGACGGCGGCGGCGCTGACGTCTTCGCCCACTACTCGAACATTGCCGCCCAGGGCTTCCGTGAGCTGCTCGAGGGCCAGAAGGTTTCCTTCGACATCGCGCAGGGCCAGAAGGGCCCGACGGCCGAGAACATCGTTCCGGCCTGA
- a CDS encoding DEAD/DEAH box helicase — MNRTRTNNRSTRNRRDNAFAGKDGSRFGSPAPRTSGGQGRSGGQGRSGGQSRSGGHGRRPAAVQGEFALPKTITAALPAVDGFAELGMPEQLLAELGRQGVSVPFPIQGATLPNSLVGRDVLGRGRTGSGKTLAFGLALLARTAGQRAEPRRPLGLILVPTRELAQQVTDALTPYARSLRLRMATVVGGMSIGKQASALRGGVEIVVATPGRLKDLIDRDACGLDAVAITVLDEADQMADMGFMPQVTALLDQVRPEGQRMLFSATLDRNVDLLVRRYLSDPVVHSVDPSAGAVTTMEHHVLHVHGADKHAATTEIAARDGRVIMFLDTKHAVDRLTKDLLRSGVRAAALHGGKSQPQRTRTLTQFKTGHVSVLVATNVAARGIHVDNLDLVVNVDPPTDHKDYLHRGGRTARAGESGSVVTLVTPDQRRAMVRLMSDAGIRPQTTPVRSGDEALQRITGAQAPSGIPVVIAAPAADRPKRGSSSRGRRGASSARRGPVRKAAVDPAA; from the coding sequence ATGAACCGCACACGTACAAACAACCGTTCCACCCGTAACCGTCGTGACAACGCCTTCGCCGGAAAGGACGGCAGCCGCTTCGGCTCGCCGGCGCCGCGTACTTCCGGTGGACAGGGCCGCTCCGGTGGCCAGGGCCGCTCCGGCGGGCAGTCCCGCTCGGGTGGGCACGGCCGCCGACCCGCCGCGGTGCAGGGCGAGTTCGCGCTCCCCAAGACGATCACCGCCGCGCTGCCCGCCGTCGACGGCTTCGCCGAACTCGGCATGCCCGAGCAGCTGCTGGCCGAACTCGGCAGGCAGGGCGTGAGCGTGCCGTTCCCGATCCAGGGCGCGACGCTGCCGAACTCCCTGGTCGGCCGCGACGTTCTGGGCCGTGGGCGCACCGGCTCCGGCAAGACCCTCGCCTTCGGCCTCGCGCTGCTCGCCCGCACCGCCGGACAGCGTGCCGAACCCCGCCGGCCGCTGGGACTGATCCTCGTACCGACGCGCGAGCTGGCACAGCAGGTGACGGACGCCCTCACGCCGTACGCCCGCTCCCTCAGGCTGCGGATGGCCACGGTCGTGGGCGGGATGTCGATCGGCAAGCAGGCGAGCGCGCTGCGCGGCGGGGTCGAGATCGTCGTCGCGACCCCGGGCCGGCTCAAGGACCTCATCGACCGTGACGCCTGCGGGCTGGACGCGGTTGCCATCACGGTGCTCGACGAGGCCGACCAGATGGCCGACATGGGATTCATGCCGCAGGTCACCGCGCTGCTCGACCAAGTGCGCCCGGAGGGGCAGCGGATGCTGTTCTCCGCCACCCTGGACCGCAACGTCGACCTGCTGGTGCGTCGCTACCTGAGTGACCCGGTCGTGCACTCCGTCGACCCGTCGGCCGGTGCGGTCACGACGATGGAGCACCACGTCCTGCACGTGCACGGCGCCGACAAGCACGCCGCCACCACGGAGATCGCCGCCCGCGACGGCCGCGTGATCATGTTCCTCGACACCAAGCACGCCGTCGACCGGCTCACCAAGGACCTGCTCAGGAGCGGGGTGCGGGCCGCCGCGCTGCACGGCGGCAAGTCCCAGCCGCAGCGCACCCGTACGCTGACGCAGTTCAAGACGGGGCACGTCAGCGTGCTGGTCGCGACCAACGTCGCGGCGCGCGGCATCCACGTCGACAACCTGGACCTCGTCGTCAACGTCGACCCGCCGACCGACCACAAGGACTACCTGCACCGCGGCGGCCGCACCGCCCGCGCCGGCGAGTCCGGCAGCGTCGTCACCCTCGTCACCCCGGACCAGCGGCGGGCCATGGTCCGCCTCATGTCGGATGCGGGTATCCGTCCGCAGACCACCCCGGTACGCTCGGGCGATGAGGCCTTGCAGCGGATCACCGGCGCCCAGGCCCCGTCCGGCATTCCGGTCGTCATCGCCGCACCGGCGGCCGACCGCCCCAAGCGCGGTTCGTCCTCCCGGGGCCGCCGCGGCGCTTCCTCGGCTCGGCGCGGCCCCGTACGCAAGGCCGCCGTCGATCCGGCGGCCTAG
- a CDS encoding CBS domain-containing protein, which yields MQPRPAIARPARRKVADVVDPAGPRVCDDMSVEVALSVMDAAHTGRLVVCDRDDQGIGVVTRAELAAARDSSAYTDRICLRDILGVHIVGVHAPITASVAFALSH from the coding sequence ATGCAGCCCCGTCCGGCGATCGCCCGCCCCGCGCGCCGGAAGGTGGCCGACGTGGTGGACCCGGCCGGACCGCGGGTGTGTGACGACATGAGTGTCGAGGTGGCGCTGTCCGTGATGGACGCCGCGCACACGGGTCGGCTGGTCGTCTGCGATCGGGACGACCAGGGCATCGGCGTCGTCACCCGGGCCGAACTCGCCGCCGCCCGCGACAGTTCCGCCTACACGGACCGCATCTGCCTGCGCGACATCCTCGGCGTCCACATCGTCGGCGTCCACGCGCCGATCACAGCCTCGGTAGCCTTCGCCCTTTCCCACTGA
- a CDS encoding SCO5918 family protein, which translates to MRCVIARFPFDLTKNGVLESMKGIKPEPSTGETVTIGRRQYPAKQVGQVITRQDRRDFTAAEVLRAMTKLGFTCHTAPEPAPEPSLDPIERASAMLGTNTPFRTDDM; encoded by the coding sequence ATGCGCTGCGTCATCGCCCGCTTCCCGTTCGATCTCACCAAGAACGGAGTACTGGAATCGATGAAGGGCATCAAACCCGAACCGAGCACCGGCGAAACCGTGACCATCGGCCGCCGCCAGTACCCCGCCAAGCAGGTCGGGCAGGTCATCACCCGCCAGGACCGGCGTGACTTCACCGCCGCCGAAGTCCTCCGGGCCATGACCAAGCTCGGTTTCACCTGCCACACCGCCCCCGAGCCGGCACCCGAGCCCAGCCTCGACCCGATCGAGCGGGCCTCCGCGATGCTCGGCACCAACACGCCTTTCCGAACCGACGACATGTGA
- a CDS encoding MerR family transcriptional regulator: MTADDSFGRLDDDDYPAYTMGRAAEMLGTTQGFLRAIGEARLITPLRSEGGHRRFSRYQLRIAARARELVDQGTPVEAACRIIVLEDQLEEAQRINAEYRRTAGSEGSATAAEES, translated from the coding sequence GTGACAGCAGACGATTCGTTCGGGCGTCTCGATGACGACGACTACCCCGCCTACACCATGGGCCGGGCCGCCGAAATGCTCGGGACCACCCAGGGTTTCCTCCGTGCCATCGGCGAAGCCCGCCTCATTACCCCGCTCCGCTCAGAAGGCGGTCACCGCCGCTTCTCCCGCTACCAGTTGCGCATCGCCGCGCGCGCCCGGGAACTCGTCGACCAGGGGACGCCCGTCGAGGCCGCCTGCCGCATCATCGTTCTCGAAGACCAACTAGAAGAAGCGCAGCGCATCAACGCCGAATACCGCCGCACCGCCGGATCGGAGGGTTCCGCCACCGCGGCCGAGGAAAGCTGA